One region of Emys orbicularis isolate rEmyOrb1 chromosome 4, rEmyOrb1.hap1, whole genome shotgun sequence genomic DNA includes:
- the LOC135876981 gene encoding tubulin alpha-8 chain: MRECISVHVGQAGVQIGNACWELYCLEHGIQPNGTMPSDKTIGGGDDSFNTFFSETGAGKHVPRAVFVDLEPAVIDEVRNGTYKQLFHPEQLISGKEDAANNYARGHYTVGKEIIDLVLERIRKLADQCTGLQGFLIFHSFGGGTGSGFTSLLMERLSVDYGKKSKLEFAIYPAPQVSTAVVEPYNSILTTHTTLEHSDCAFMVDNEAIYDICRRNLDIERPTYTNLNRLIGQIVSSITASLRFDGALNVDLTEFQTNLVPYPRIHFPLVTYSPIISAERAYHEQLSVSEITNACFEPSNQMVKCDPRHGKYMACCMLYRGDVVPKDVNAAIAAIKTKRTIQFVDWCPTGFKVGINYQPPTVVPGGDLAKVQRAVCMLSNTTAIAEAWARLDHKFDLMYAKRAFVHWYVGEGMEEGEFSEAREDLAALEKDYEEVGTDSIDGEDEGEEY, encoded by the exons ATG CGTGAGTGCATCTCAGTCCACGTTGGCCAAGCTGGTGTGCAGATtggcaatgcatgctgggaactcTACTGCCTGGAGCATGGCATTCAGCCCAATGGCACCATGCCAAGTGACAAAACaattggtggtggtgatgattcaTTTAATACCTTCTTCAGCGAGACTGGTGCAGGAAAGCATGTCCCCCGCGCTGTGTTTGTGGATCTGGAACCTGCAGTGATAG ACGAAGTACGAAATGGGACATACAAGCAGCTTTTCCACCCTGAACAACTGATCTCTGGCAAGGAGGATGCTGCTAATAATTATGCTCGAGGCCATTACACTGTTGGGAAAGAGATAATTGACCTTGTTCTGGAGCGTATCAGGAAGCTG gcTGACCAGTGCACTGGTTTGCAGGGCTTCCTGATTTTCCACAGTTTTGGGGGAGGCACTGGCTCAGGCTTTACTTCACTGCTGATGGAGCGCCTCTCAGTCGACTATGGAAAAAAATCCAAGTTAGAATTTGCAATCTATCCTGCACCCCAGGTCTCCACAGCAGTTGTTGAGCCGTACAACTCCATTTTGACTACCCACACCACTCTGGAGCATTCCGACTGTGCCTTTATGGTTGACAATGAGGCCATCTACGACATTTGCCGTAGGAACCTGGACATTGAACGCCCTACCTACACCAACCTCAATCGCCTCATTGGTCAGATAGTGTCTTCCATTACTGCCTCCCTCCGATTTGATGGTGCCTTAAATGTGGATCTGACCGAATTTCAGACTAATCTGGTGCCTTACCCCCGTATTCACTTCCCATTGGTAACCTACTCCCCAATTATTTCAGCAGAGAGAGCCTACCATGAGCAGCTCTCTGTGTCGGAGATCACCAATGCTTGCTTTGAGCCATCCAATCAGATGGTTAAGTGTGATCCTCGCCATGGCAAGTATATGGCCTGCTGTATGTTGTACCGTGGTGATGTTGTCCCCAAGGATGTCAATGCTGCTATTGCTGCTATCAAAACCAAGCGCACAATCCAATTTGTTGACTGGTGTCCTACTGGTTTTAAG GTTGGTATAAATTATCAGCCCCCAACCGTTGTTCCTGGCGGTGATCTAGCCAAAGTTCAGCGTGCAGTCTGCATGCTCAGCAACACCACAGCCATTGCTGAAGCATGGGCCCGTCTGGACCACAAGTTTGACTTGATGTATGCCAAACGTGCCTTTGTTCACTGGTatgtgggagaagggatggagGAAGGAGAATTCTCAGAGGCTCGGGAAGACTTGGCTGCACTTGAGAAGGATTATGAAGAAGTGGGCACAGACTCAATTGATGGAGAGGATGAAGGCGAGGAATATTAA